From Suricata suricatta isolate VVHF042 chromosome 1, meerkat_22Aug2017_6uvM2_HiC, whole genome shotgun sequence, a single genomic window includes:
- the MRPS18C gene encoding 28S ribosomal protein S18c, mitochondrial: MAALVAVCSDLGMKKLADFIKPALYLRDPKIHAGLWRSCSQYTQVASNEDLPIPMENPYKEPLKKCILCGKRVDYKNVQLLSQFISPFTGCIYGRHITGLCGKKQKEITKAIKRAQILGFMPVIYKDPAYLKDPKVCNIKYRE, translated from the exons ATGGCGGCGCTGGTTGCTGTTTGCAGTGATCTAGGGATGAAAAAGTTGGCGGACTTCATAAAGCCAGCTCTCTACCTCAGAGATCCTAAGATTCACGCGG GGCTGTGGAGAAGTTGTTCACAATATACACAGGTAGCCAGCAATGAGGACCTG CCCATTCCAATGGAAAATCCTTATAAGGAGCCTCTTAAAAAATGCATCTTGTGTGGAAAACGTGTAGATTATAAGAATGTACAG CTTTTGTCGCAGTTTATATCTCCATTTACTGGATGCATTTATGGAAGGCACATAacag GTCTTTgtgggaagaaacaaaaagaaatcacaaaagcaATTAAGAGAGCTCAAATACTGG GGTTTATGCCAGTTATATACAAGGATCCTGCATATCTCAAAGACCCTAAAGTTTGTAACATCAAGTATCGGGAGTAA